Proteins encoded in a region of the Brevefilum fermentans genome:
- a CDS encoding MerR family transcriptional regulator, giving the protein MTDELSIDDLANHSGLSVRTLHYYMQEGLLPGPDKRGKYASYSQEHLDRLDLILILKEMHLPLKDIRALMDVLTPLEIQHYRDDQEDLLARIKAARPEEGSPAQTDEEGSALDYIKGLEEAHGMIREIKNYQSFYAYQDSFEFHRRSRDDQSRAEPPSAPPLEERWRRMVLAEGIELHTRETRDKETLYKIKRLLSFAHSLFDR; this is encoded by the coding sequence ATGACGGATGAATTGAGCATTGACGACCTTGCCAACCATAGCGGGTTGAGTGTGCGTACGCTCCATTACTACATGCAGGAAGGTTTACTTCCCGGGCCAGACAAGCGCGGTAAATATGCCAGCTACTCGCAAGAGCACCTGGATCGTTTGGACCTGATCTTGATCTTAAAAGAGATGCACCTGCCGCTGAAAGACATCCGTGCCTTGATGGACGTACTGACACCGCTTGAGATCCAGCATTATCGCGATGACCAGGAGGATTTATTAGCCAGGATCAAGGCAGCCAGACCCGAAGAAGGCAGCCCTGCCCAAACTGATGAAGAGGGCAGCGCGCTGGATTACATCAAAGGGCTGGAAGAAGCTCACGGCATGATCCGCGAGATCAAGAATTATCAGAGTTTTTATGCATATCAGGATTCGTTTGAGTTCCATCGTCGCAGTCGAGACGACCAGAGCAGGGCAGAACCGCCCTCCGCGCCTCCCCTGGAGGAACGCTGGAGGCGGATGGTACTGGCGGAAGGGATTGAACTCCACACCCGTGAAACTCGTGACAAAGAAACCCTGTATAAAATTAAACGCTTGCTGTCTTTTGCACATTCACTATTTGATCGGTAA